Within the Aeromicrobium sp. Root236 genome, the region GGTCCAGGTGCAGTTCGACCGCGAGCTGACGGCCGTCACCGACGACGAGCGCTCCGAGCTCGTGGACACCGGCAAGGCCTTGCGCGACGCGGGCTACACCGCGTCGTTCGGCGGCGACGTCTTCGCCAACACCGGACCGCAGCTGTCGATCATCGAGGTCATCGGCGTCGTCATCGCGTTCATCGTGCTCTACCTCATGTTCCGCTCGCTGCGCGCTGCCGTCATCCCGATCGTCACGGCCCTCCTCGGCGTGCTCGTGACGAGTGCGTTGACCATCGCGGCGACCGGCTTCATGACGATCTCGGCGACCGCTCCCCTGCTGGCGCTGATGATCGGCCTGGCGGTCGGCATCGACTACGCGCTGTTCATCGTGTCGCGGCACCGCGAACAGCTCGCTGAAGGCCTCGACCCCGAGGAAGCGGCCGCCCGCTCGGTCGCCACGGCAGGCTCGGCTGTCGTGTTCGCCGGACTGACCGTGATCATCGCGCTCCTCGGTTTGGCGATCGCCCGCATCCCGTTCCTCACCGTCATGGGGGTCGTCGCCGCGCTGTCGGTCGTCGTCGCCGTCGCCGTCGCGCTGACCGTCCTGCCGGCGATGCTCGGTCGCGCCGGCACGAAGCTCACGCCCAGCACGGACCATCCGCCTGGAGGCTTCTCCCGCCGCTGGGTCGCGGTCACGACCCGATTCCCCCTGATTGCCATCTCGATCGTCGTCGTGGGCCTCGGGGTCGTCGCGATCCCGGCCCACGCCCTGCAGCTGGCCCTGCCGGACAACGGCTCCGCCCCGATCGGCAGCACGCAGCGCGAGGCGTACGACCTGGTCGACGAGCACTTCGGGCCGGGCTACAACGGGCCGCTCCTTGTCAGCGTCGACATCATCTCGACCACCGACCCGCTTGGCGTCGTCGACGACATCGAGAGCGACCTGCGCCGCATGAAGGGCGTCGACGCGATCGGCCTCGCGACCCCCAACCGTACGGCCGACACCGGCATCATCCAGGTCATCCCGTCGACGGGCGCAACCGACGAGCGCACCACCGACCTCGTGCGCGAGATCCGCGATCACGAGCCGCAGTGGAAGAAGCAGCACGGTGTCGACGTCTCGGTCACAGGCCTGACGGCCGGCGGCATCGACGTGTCCCAACGCCTCCAGGACGCGCTGCTGCCGTTCGGGCTGGTCGTCGTCGGCCTCTCGGTGCTGCTCCTGCTGATCGTGTTCCGCTCGCTGGTCGTGCCGCTGAAGGCGACGCTGGGGTTCATCCTGTCGACCGGTGCGTCGTTCGGCGCCGTGGTCGCGGTGTTCCAGTGGGGCTGGCTGTCGTCTGCCGTGCACGTGGAGCAGACCGGACCGCTCATCAGCTTCCTGCCGATCATCCTCATGGCGGTGCTGTTCGGCCTGTCGATGGACTACGAGGTGTTCCTCATGTCGCGGATGAAGGAGGAGTACGTCCGTACGGACGACCCCCATCGCGCGATCGCCGACGGGTTCGTCGGCAGCTCGCGCGTCGTCACGGCGGCCGCCGTCATCATGCTCGCGGTGTTCGCCGCGTTCGTGCCCGAAGGTGACCCGAGCATCAGGCCGGTGGCGTTCGCCCTGGCGATCGGCGTGTTCGTCGACGCCTTCCTCATCCGCATGCTGTTCGCACCGGCGGTGCTCGAGCTGTTCGGCCGGCGGTCCTGGACGCTTCCGGCGTGGCTCGACGCGCGGCTGCCGCACGTCGACGTCGAGGGCGAGGGCCTGCACCGGCGCGTCCAGCTCCAGGCGTGGCCGCGGGAGCACTCCAGCGCAGCCATCACCGCGGCCGGCGTCACCGCTGCCGGCCCCGAAGGCACGATCTTCAACGACGTGTGGGTCGAGGTCGAGGCCGGCGACTGGCTCGTCGTCCACGGGCCGAGCGGCTCGGGCAAGACGGCGCTGCTGCTCACCCTCGCCGGTCGCATGGCGTTCGACTCGGGCCGGCTGCGCGTCGCCGGTCACCTGCTGCCGCAGGAGGCCTCGGCCGTACGTCATGCCGTGGCCCTCGCCGAGCTGCCGGGTGTCAACGACCTCGAGGACAACCTCACGATCGACCAGCACATCGCCGAGCGGCTGTCGATCCGCTCGTTCGGGCTCTGGGTCTCCCGCAGCCGCATCACGCCGGTCCTCGCCGAGCTCAACCACGCCCTCGAGCGAGCGCACGAGGAGGCCGGCCTGGCGTACGACCCGCTGCCGGGCTCGACGATCGTGTCGACCCTGACCCGGCTCGAGCGCAAGATGCTCGGCGTCGTGCTCGCGCTGACCGAGGACCCGCAGATCGTGGTGGTCGACGACGTCGACGACCTGCGTGCGGCCGAGGACATCGAGCTGCTCTGGTCCGCGCTCGCCTGGCTGCTCGAGGAACGCACCGTCACCCTCGTCGCCAGCGTCCAGTCCGCGTCGTCCGCCCCTGAACCGACCAACCGGCTCCATCACCTGGAGCTGGACACCTCCCGCACCCTCCGCGAGTTGATGCTCTGATGATCCCGTCCCCGACCCTCCCCTGGTTCGAGCTCGCCCGGTTCCGCCGCAGCCGGCTGACCCGCGCGGCCGTCATCGCCGTGATGATGGTGCCGCTGTTCTACGGAGCCCTCTACGTGTGGGCCAACATCAACCCGACCGGCCATCTCGACCACGTACGTGCGGCCGTCGTCAACGAGGACAAGGTCGTCGAGATCACGGGGCGTGACGGCAAGAAGCAGCCCGTCGCGGTCGGCCGGCAGCTCGCCGGCAACCTCGTGAGCAACGACGACAAGGACAACTACGACTGGGTCCTGACCGACGCCAAGGACGCTCAGCGGGGCCTGGCCAACGGCCACTACAAGGCCGTCCTGACCATCCCGCCGACCCTGTCGAAGGCAGCCACGTCGACGAGCGGCGACCCGGCCGAGGCGGTGCAGGGCAAGCTCGACCTCAGGACGAACGACGCGGTCAACTACATCAACGGCACGGTCGCCCAGTCGATCCTGCGGGCTGCCAAGGGCGCGCTCAACGCGCAGGTCACCGAGACGTATCTCGACAACGTCTACCTGAGCTTCTCCGACATCAAGATGGCGTTGTCCGACGCCGCCGACGGCGCCGCCAAGCTGTCGGACGGGGCCGGCAAGCTCGCCACCGGAGCGAGCGACCTCGCCGACGGCAACCGACAACTCGCTGACGGCGCGAGCCGGCTCGATTCCGGTGCCCGGCAGCTCTCCAACGGACTGTCGCAGCTCGACTCCCGTACGTCCGCCCTGCCGGGCCAGACTCGCCAGCTCGCTGACGGAGCGAAGCAGGTCTCCGGTGGCGTCGCGCAGATCAACGCGCTCGTGCAGGGCTTCGCGTCGCAGGTGAAGGGCTCGACCGCCCAGTTGGTCAGCACCCTCCGCAATGCGGCGGAGCAGTGCCGCGCGGCAGCCGAGCCGGATCCGCCGCTGTGCGCCCAGCTCGATGCCGCCGCGGACCGAGCGGGCGCGCTCGCCTCGCAGGCCGACGGCTATGCCGGGCAGACGCAGAAGCTGGCTGACGGTGCGGCGCAGGTGGCCGCCGGCAACGCCAAGCTGGCCAATGCCGTGCCACAGCTCGTGGACGCGATCGGACAGGCCTCCGGCGGTGCCAAGCAGCTCGCAAGCGGCACGTCGCAGCTCGGCGACGGCGCCTCGGATGCCGCCAAGGGGGCCGACCAGCTGTCAGGCGGCGCGGACCAGCTGTCGGCCGGTGCGCTCAAGCTCGTCAACGGGCTCGACGACGGCAGCAAGCAGGTGCCGGACTACGACAAGTCCGAGCGCGAGAAGCTCGCACGTACGGCCGCGACGCCGATCACGGATGCCCCTGAGCGGGTCAACCCGGTCAAGAACTACGGAGAAGCGCTTGCGCCGTACTTCATGGCGCTTGCGCTGTGGGTCGGGGCGATGGCGATCTACCTGCTGCTCCGGCCGCTGTCGTCGCGCGCGATCGCCTCGACGACCGGCAGCATTCGTACTGCCCTCGCCGGCTACGTGCCGGGCGTCGTGCTGTCGTTCGTGCAGGTCGTGCTGCTGCTGGCGGTGCTGCTCGGCGTGCTCAAGATCGATGCGGCGAACCCTCCTCTCCTGCTCGGCGTCGCGCTCGCCACCGGCGCGGTGTTCACCGCGATCAACCAGATGTTCGTCGCGTTGTTCGGCGGGGCCGGCCGGTTCGCGGCACTGGTGTTCGTGTGCCTGCAGCTCACGGCGGCCGGCGGGACGTACCCCATCGAGACCGCTCCCCCGTTCTTCAACGTGCTGCACGGCCTGATGCCCATGACGTACGCGGTGCACGGCTTCCGCGCGGCGACGGCCGGCGGCGGGACCGGCGTCATGACCGACTTCGTGGTGCTCGCGCTGTTCACGGTGCTGGCGCTGTCGGTCACGGTGGTCGCGGCCCGGAGACGGCAGACCGTCACGATGACGCGGCTGCACCCGACGCTGCTGGTGTAGTCAGTCGCGGAACGTGTCGGCGGCCGCCTGGATGCGCTGCACGTAGGTCGACCAGTCCGTGTCGCTCGTCGCGGTGTCGGAGCCCGTGCTGCCGTCGATCAGCTCGCGCAGGATGTCGGCGTGGCCGGCGTGCTGCGCCGTGTCGGTGAGGACCCACACCATCAGGTAGCCCAGCGTGGTGTCGGGCGACGGCCAGTGGGGCACCCGGCCGGGGGTCGTGATGTCGAGCGCCTCGATCGTGGCGTCGCTGTGCGCACATGCCCGGTGGTAGAGGCCGAGGATGTCGTCGCTCGACTCGTCGGCCTTGGCCCACATGTCGGCGCCCTCCCACACCGTGCCGTCCTCGTTCCACGGAAGGGTGTCGGGCGGGGTCCGGTCGAACGAGTCGCCGAAGTAGACGTGCTCCACCCCGACCAGGTGCTTGATCATGCCGAGCAGGTTGGTGCCGGTCGGCGTCATCGGCCGACGCATGTCGTAGTCGCTGATCCCCTCGACCTTGGCCAGCATCACGGCTCGGCTCGCCTTGAGCTTGGCGTGCAGGTCGTCCTTGATCCCCGTCATGCGTCCCATCCTGCCCCCGGCGTACGACAACGGGCCGCCCCGATCACTCGGGACGGCCCGTCGTCAGTCGTACGACCCTAGGGCCGCAGCGCCATCTTCTGCGCGTCCATCCGAAGCTTCTCGGTCTTGGACTGGGCGCTCTTCTTGCTCAGTGCCGCACTCGGATCCGGCTTGGCCGGAGCGGTGCAGTACTTGTCGGAGACGTTGCCGGCCTTGCGGTGCGGCCGCGACCCGTTGTAGAGGAACCGCGAGATCGTGTCGTCGATGCACGCGAGCCCGTTGAGCGAGTTGGAGTGCGTCGTGCCACCCAGCGTCGTCACGAGTGCCGCGTTCGGGAACCGCTTGCGGACCTCAACACTGCCCGGGTAGGGCGTCGCCGCATCGTCGGACTCGCTCAGCATCAGCAGCTTGGTCGGGTTGCCCGACTTGATCGTCTGCAGCGTGCGCGACGGTGCCGGCCAGTGACGGCAGGGCTCGTTGTACCAGGCGTTGGCCCAGGTCTCGAACGGCGCCTTCGCGTGGATCGCGTCGTTGTCGGCCCGCCACGTCGCCCAGCTCTTGGGCCATGCGGTGTCGGTGCACTGGACGCCGTCGTAGACCGCGTAGCCGTTGTCGTCGCCGAGACCGCTCTCGTCGAGGTAGGCGTCACTGAGCTTCTGGAGGTCGTGTCCGTGGATGTAGCTGTCGAACACATCTGCGAGGTCGAGCCACGTGGACTGGTAGTAGCCGGCGTAGAGGAACGAGTCGTTCCACTCGCTGCCACCGATCAAGCCGTCGGGACCGTCAGCCGGGTGCTGGTAGAGGTCTTCCTGCGTGTCGTACCAGAGCTTGCTGACCTTGGCCCCTGTGTCACCGAGGTGGTAGAAGCTGTCGTGAGAGGCGATCCAGCTGAACCAGGTCTGGATGTTCTTGTCGAACGCGACGTCCTGGTCGAGGTTGTCCTTGTACCAGACACCGCGCGGGTCGACCGTGCCGTCGAACACGGCGCGACGCAGGTGCGTCGGGTAGCGCGTCGCATAGACCTGGCCGAGGTAGGTGCCGTAGGAGAACCCGTAGTAGTTGATCTGCGAGACGCCGAGGGCGGACCGGATGGCGTCCATGTCCTTGGCCGAGTCGATCGTCGTGAGGTGGCTGAGGATCGCGCCGTTGTTCTTGTCGCAGTCGTCCGTGTAGCCGTTGGTCAGGCCCTTCCAGGCCGTCTCGATGCTCTTGGAGGTCGGCACGTAGCGCGGCCGGTTGAAGGCGAAGTAGTCGTTGTCGCACGACACGGCCGGCTCACTCGCACCGACGCCGCGGGGGTCGAAACCGATCCAGTCGTACGCACCGCCGACGTTCTTGGTGCCGTAGTCCGGGACGTACTGACCGAGCACGGCCAGCCCGAGGCCGGAGCCACCGGGGCCGCCGGGGTTGACCAGCATGACGCCTTGGTACTGGCTCGAGGGCACGGTGTGCTTGATCCGTGAGATCGCGAGCTTGATCTTGGTGCCTGACGGCTTGGACCAGTCGAGCGGCACCGAGATCTTGGCGCACTGGCCGCCGGCGTCCTGGAGCCGCTTGCTGGCACACGTGCCCCATTTGATCGATGATGCCGAGGTCGCGGTCTCCGCGGTGGCAGTTTTCGCCTGTGCCACCGTCGGCACCACAAGCGTCAGCACGGTGAGCGAGATCGCCGCTCCCGCGCATAGCAGGGTCTTGCGCATGTATCCCCCCAAATAAGGAAGCTGCTCGGTCGAGCAGAAGTTTCCTCATCCTGCTCCCCATCGTTGTCTTCCGCAACGGTCTTTGTGTGTCGTTTGTGAAACGGTCTGACGACGGGGAGCCGTGGCGTTCAGCGCAGCGGTTGCCAGCGCACCTCGTCGACGGCCAGCAGGGGCACGTGCGATGCCGCGTCAGCGGGTCCTTGGGGGAAGTCGAACACGGCGACCATCAGCTGCATCGGGTAGTCCGGTGCCTGCCGGCTCGTCCGCGTCACCCGGCCGTCCAGCAGGAAGTCGACCCCGTCAGGCCGCCACTCCACGGCGTACGTGTGGGGCTCGCTCACGTCGACGGGCTGCTCTTCGGCGGAGAACTCCTCGACGAGCGTGGGGTCACGGAACGGGTGCAACCCGGTGCCGATGTCGGCCGAACCGTTCGAGGTGATCGTGTCGCCGAACACCTCGAACACGCAGATCTCTCCGCACCGCCCGGGGCTGTCCTCGAGGCCGACCATCCAGACCGAGGCCATCGACGTCTCCGACAGCTCCATCCGCGCCCGCACCTCGACGCGCCCGTAATGCGGCGTCCAGCCCCACCACGCGGGCTGCTGCTCGCGTACGACCTGATCGGGCAGGAAGGGCTGCTGACCGATCGGGCTGCCGACCGGTCCTGAGAACACGCCCGACTGGACGCCCGACACCCGCAGGGGCTTGTCGTGCGTGTCAGGGCACCACAGCCCTTGGTCGACCGGGATGGTCAGGCGCAGCTCGGAGTCGACCACCTCGTACGTCGCTGCGGACGCGGCTCGTGAGCTCCATTGCGGGAGGTAGTGCGGCAGCCAGAGCCGAGTGTCGAGGGCGTTGCCGTCGAACGTCTCAACCCGTGAATCTGCTGCCATTGCCGTCCTTTCGTCGCGTGCCGCAGTCTAGGGCCCGGCGCTGACAACCATCGAATCTACTGACTCAGCGCTGCATCATGATGACGGTGGCGCCGCTGTCGGGATCCGGCTCGCTGATGCCGTTCGGCGCGAAGCCGTGCCGCCGATAGAACGCATGCGCTCGCGGGTTGGCCTCGTACACCCAGAGGAACGCCGAGGCCCCGCCGATCGACCGCTGCAGGAGCGTGTCCGCCAAGCCGCTCCCCCGCTGGTCCGCCGAGACGTAGAGGCTCTTGAGCTCGAGCCCACTGATGTCGAGCCAGCTGCCGTCGCCCCAGCTGACGACACCGACGATGCGGTCGCCGTCCTCGGCCACGACGATGTCGCGCTCACTGCCGAGGATGCGGTCGGCCCAGCGGCGCTGGCGCTCGTCGGGGCCGGTCGAGTCGAGGTAGATCTGCGGGACCACACCCACGTACGCCTCACGCCAGCACACCGTCTGGAACTCGGCGATCGCCCGAGAGTCGTCCAGGTCAGGCGTGCGGAAGGTCAGATCGCGCATGCCTCGGCCGGCGGCAACGGCGCCGGCACACCGAGGGTCGGCATGCCGAGGCCGACGGAGCGGACCTCGGTCCTGCCCTGGCGCGACTCCCACGCGTCGCCGGCAGGCGTACGCCTGAAAGAGATCGGTGCGTCGTCGCTGACCAGGTGGTGCGGCGCGGCATAGGTGATGCGGACCTCGACCATGTCGCCCGGGCGTACGGCGTGGTCGCCCGGCACGAAGTGCACCAGCCGGTTGTCCCTGGCACGGCCCGTGAGTCGGTGGGTCGCACCGTCCTTCTTGCCCTCGTGGTCGGCAACGAGCAGCTCGACGACCTGGCCCTCCTGCTTGCGCGCCTCGTCCCACGCCACCTCGTTGACGACCTCGATGAGCCGGTCGTAGCGCTCCTGCACGACAGCCTTGGGCAGCTGGTCTGGCAGGTCCGCGGCCGGCGTGCCGGGGCGCTGGGAGTACTGGAACGTGAACGCGCTGGTGAATCGCGCCTTGCGGACGACCTCCATCGTCTGCAGGAAGTCCTCCTCGGTCTCGCCGGGGAACCCCACGATGATGTCGGTGGTGATCGCCGCGTCAGGCATCGCCGCGCGTACGCGATCGATGATGCCCAGGAACTTCTCCTGGCGGTACGACCGGCGCATCGCCTTGAGCACGCGGTCGGAGCCCGACTGCAACGGCATGTGCAGCTGCGGCATGACGTTGGGCGTCTCGGCCATCGCGGCGATGACGTCGTCGGTGAAGTCTTTGGGGTGCGGGCTGGTGAACCGTACGCGCTCGAGCCCCTCGATCTCGCCGCACGCCCGCAGCAGCTTGCCGAATGCCTGGCGGTCGCCGAACTCCACGCCGTACGAGTTGACGTTCTGGCCCAGCAGCGTCACCTCGACGACGCCGTCGGCGACGAGAGCCTCGATCTCGGCGAGGATCTCGCCCGGACGGCGGTCCTTCTCCGTGCCGCGGAGGCTCGGGACGATGCAGAACGTGCAGGTGTTGTTGCAGCCGACGCTGATCGAGACCCAGGCGGCGAACACCGAGTCGCGCTTGGTCGGCAGCGTCGACGGGAACACCTCGAGCGACTCGAGGATCTCGACCTGCGACTCCTCGGCGATGCGGGCGCGCTCGAGCAGGACCGGCAGCGAGCCGATGTTGTGAGTGCCGAACACGACATCGACGTATGGTGCGCGCTTGGTGATCGTGTCGCGGTCCTTCTGCGCCAGACAGCCGCCGACGGCGATCTGCATGCCGGGGTTCTGCTCCTTGACCGACGCGATGTGGCCGAGGTTGCCGTAGAGCTTGTTGTCGGCGTTCTCGCGCACGGCGCACGTGTTGAACACGACCAGGTCGGGCCTGCCCTCCTCCGCCTTCGAATAGCCGGCGGTCTCCAGCAGTCCCGACAGCCGTTCGCTGTCGTGCACGTTCATCTGGCAGCCGTACGTGCGCACTTCATAGGTCTTCGTCATGACTGGTCAATCGTACGTGCCGGCTGACACGTCGAGACCCGGAGATGGCCGGTGCCGCTCACTCCGACGGCACGAGGGCGCGACGATCAGTGCGCGCGACGCACCGCGCGCGAGAGCACGTACGGGACGAGGGCCAGAACGACCCCGACAGCAATGAGAACCACGCTCACGTCACGCCTCCGTTCATCCCTCCGGATGCGGAGTACCCCGAGATGACAGACGGAATCGCAGCCGCGCGACCACGGTTTGGCGCCCACCTCCGCGGGTAGTCCTCACGTCGAGCCCCAGGCTCACCATCAGCGAGACAGAGAGGGCCATGCATGTCCGCCAACGAACCGCTCGACCCGCAGCGCCGGCACGACGACGGAGACACCCGCGACCTCGGTGACCTGAGGGTCTCGACGGGCAACCAGTCGGCGTACCTCACGATCGAGATGATCCTGTACGTCCTGGCTGTGCTCGGCGTCTTCATCACGTCGGCGATCATCGACGAGGACGGTCCCGGGCCCGGCTTCAGCGCCGCGCAGGCCTGGTTCTACGTCACGCTCCTGACCGTCGGGTTCCTCGTCAGCCGCGGGCTGGCCAAGATCAACTGGCGCGGAGGCAACAGCCGCACGTTCTGACGTACGCGGCTCACACCGGCGCGGGCTGGGCCTCGGCTGCGCCGCCCGTGTCCACGGCGGGCAGCACGCGGGTCTCGACCAGTTGGTGACAGAGCGCCTTGAGCTTGATGTTGTGGTGCTGCGAGTAGCGCCGCAAGGTCGAGAACGCACGATCGGCGTCGATCTCGAAGCGCTCCATCAGCACGCCCTGCGCCTGACCGATCACCGTGCGGGTCTCGAGGGCCTCGCGCAGGCCCTCCTCGCTGCGGGCATAGCCCAACGCCAGAGCCCCTTGGCGTGCGAACAGCGCGGCCAGCGCGATGTCCTCAGGGCTGAAGGTGGCCTCTGACGTGCCGTAGAGGTTGAGCGCACCGATCCGGCGGCCGCGCGCGTGCAGCTCGGCCGAGAGGACGCTGTTGAACCCCAAGGCGCTGGCCTTGGGACCCCAGTCCGGCCACCGCTCGTCGGTCGCAAGGTAGGCCGAGACGACGATCTTGGAGTCCGCCGCGGCGTCGACGCAGGGTCCCTGCCGCAGCTCGTACTGGATCCGGTCGGCCTCGATCACCGACTCGTCGGTCGCCCCGACCGTCGTGAACGCCCGGCCGCCGGACTTCACGAGGGTGATGCCGCCGTACGTGGTGTCGATCGACTCGACCGCGAAGGCCACGATCTGCTCGATCGTCTCGGTGACGCCTTCGACGTCGGCCAAGGACTCGGCGAGGCTCGCGAACACCTGTGGATCGTCGATCGGCATGCGGCACCTCCGTCAGCGCGCCGCGATCGCAGTGCACCTTCGCAGCATAGGCCTGCGCAGGGGCGCCGGCGGAGGAACGCGAGCTAGCCGACGATTCGCTGGACGAGTCCCTTGTTGACTTCCGAGGCCCGCTCCTGCTCGCCGGCGAACGCGCTGATGACGACCAACGCCCCGGTGACTGCCGGCACGGCCCACTGCAGCATGCGGAGCTGGCGCTGCGCGGCCGCGACCTCAGGCGGCGTCGCTGCCGCCGGTTCGGTGCCGGACTCCGCCGGCACGCGGGTCTGTTCGGAGACCTTGCGCCCGAGGACGCGGCTGTAGGCCGTGACGCCCAGCGCCCCCGCGGTCAACGCGGTCTTGAGCAGCGCCATCGAGGCCACACCCTTCTGGGCGTGGAGACGGCCCATGTTGCCCTGGATCTGGCCGATGCTGCCGACCAGGTGCGCGCCGATCGCAGCAGCGTTGACGGGCGTCCAGCGATCCCAGCCGACGTTCGCGACGGCGCCGGTGTCGGAGTCGCCGTGGGCGGCCGAAGCGGCCGGGTTGAGCGCGACGGCGTTGGCGAGCGTGCCGCCGAACCAGGCGGCGAGTCCAAGGTCGTGCAGTGAGCGGGATACGGTGTCGCGGGTCATCGATGCTCCTCAGGTCGGGACTCATGACATACCCGCGGTACGCCGGCGCCAAACCCTCTCTCGTACCGGGTGCCGTCGGACCGACTGTCTCCTAGGCTCAGCCCAGGAGGGTCACCATCTAGGAGCACCATGGCATCCACGTTCGTCCTCACGATCTTCTTCCTGCTCGTCGCGGTCGGCCTGCTCGTGGCCAGGCCGCGTACGGCGCAGGCCCCCACGCTC harbors:
- a CDS encoding YhgE/Pip domain-containing protein, whose amino-acid sequence is MIPSPTLPWFELARFRRSRLTRAAVIAVMMVPLFYGALYVWANINPTGHLDHVRAAVVNEDKVVEITGRDGKKQPVAVGRQLAGNLVSNDDKDNYDWVLTDAKDAQRGLANGHYKAVLTIPPTLSKAATSTSGDPAEAVQGKLDLRTNDAVNYINGTVAQSILRAAKGALNAQVTETYLDNVYLSFSDIKMALSDAADGAAKLSDGAGKLATGASDLADGNRQLADGASRLDSGARQLSNGLSQLDSRTSALPGQTRQLADGAKQVSGGVAQINALVQGFASQVKGSTAQLVSTLRNAAEQCRAAAEPDPPLCAQLDAAADRAGALASQADGYAGQTQKLADGAAQVAAGNAKLANAVPQLVDAIGQASGGAKQLASGTSQLGDGASDAAKGADQLSGGADQLSAGALKLVNGLDDGSKQVPDYDKSEREKLARTAATPITDAPERVNPVKNYGEALAPYFMALALWVGAMAIYLLLRPLSSRAIASTTGSIRTALAGYVPGVVLSFVQVVLLLAVLLGVLKIDAANPPLLLGVALATGAVFTAINQMFVALFGGAGRFAALVFVCLQLTAAGGTYPIETAPPFFNVLHGLMPMTYAVHGFRAATAGGGTGVMTDFVVLALFTVLALSVTVVAARRRQTVTMTRLHPTLLV
- a CDS encoding GAF and ANTAR domain-containing protein, which gives rise to MPIDDPQVFASLAESLADVEGVTETIEQIVAFAVESIDTTYGGITLVKSGGRAFTTVGATDESVIEADRIQYELRQGPCVDAAADSKIVVSAYLATDERWPDWGPKASALGFNSVLSAELHARGRRIGALNLYGTSEATFSPEDIALAALFARQGALALGYARSEEGLREALETRTVIGQAQGVLMERFEIDADRAFSTLRRYSQHHNIKLKALCHQLVETRVLPAVDTGGAAEAQPAPV
- the miaB gene encoding tRNA (N6-isopentenyl adenosine(37)-C2)-methylthiotransferase MiaB, producing the protein MTKTYEVRTYGCQMNVHDSERLSGLLETAGYSKAEEGRPDLVVFNTCAVRENADNKLYGNLGHIASVKEQNPGMQIAVGGCLAQKDRDTITKRAPYVDVVFGTHNIGSLPVLLERARIAEESQVEILESLEVFPSTLPTKRDSVFAAWVSISVGCNNTCTFCIVPSLRGTEKDRRPGEILAEIEALVADGVVEVTLLGQNVNSYGVEFGDRQAFGKLLRACGEIEGLERVRFTSPHPKDFTDDVIAAMAETPNVMPQLHMPLQSGSDRVLKAMRRSYRQEKFLGIIDRVRAAMPDAAITTDIIVGFPGETEEDFLQTMEVVRKARFTSAFTFQYSQRPGTPAADLPDQLPKAVVQERYDRLIEVVNEVAWDEARKQEGQVVELLVADHEGKKDGATHRLTGRARDNRLVHFVPGDHAVRPGDMVEVRITYAAPHHLVSDDAPISFRRTPAGDAWESRQGRTEVRSVGLGMPTLGVPAPLPPAEACAI
- a CDS encoding glycoside hydrolase family 16 protein, whose product is MAADSRVETFDGNALDTRLWLPHYLPQWSSRAASAATYEVVDSELRLTIPVDQGLWCPDTHDKPLRVSGVQSGVFSGPVGSPIGQQPFLPDQVVREQQPAWWGWTPHYGRVEVRARMELSETSMASVWMVGLEDSPGRCGEICVFEVFGDTITSNGSADIGTGLHPFRDPTLVEEFSAEEQPVDVSEPHTYAVEWRPDGVDFLLDGRVTRTSRQAPDYPMQLMVAVFDFPQGPADAASHVPLLAVDEVRWQPLR
- a CDS encoding GNAT family N-acetyltransferase; its protein translation is MRDLTFRTPDLDDSRAIAEFQTVCWREAYVGVVPQIYLDSTGPDERQRRWADRILGSERDIVVAEDGDRIVGVVSWGDGSWLDISGLELKSLYVSADQRGSGLADTLLQRSIGGASAFLWVYEANPRAHAFYRRHGFAPNGISEPDPDSGATVIMMQR
- a CDS encoding alpha/beta fold hydrolase, with the translated sequence MRKTLLCAGAAISLTVLTLVVPTVAQAKTATAETATSASSIKWGTCASKRLQDAGGQCAKISVPLDWSKPSGTKIKLAISRIKHTVPSSQYQGVMLVNPGGPGGSGLGLAVLGQYVPDYGTKNVGGAYDWIGFDPRGVGASEPAVSCDNDYFAFNRPRYVPTSKSIETAWKGLTNGYTDDCDKNNGAILSHLTTIDSAKDMDAIRSALGVSQINYYGFSYGTYLGQVYATRYPTHLRRAVFDGTVDPRGVWYKDNLDQDVAFDKNIQTWFSWIASHDSFYHLGDTGAKVSKLWYDTQEDLYQHPADGPDGLIGGSEWNDSFLYAGYYQSTWLDLADVFDSYIHGHDLQKLSDAYLDESGLGDDNGYAVYDGVQCTDTAWPKSWATWRADNDAIHAKAPFETWANAWYNEPCRHWPAPSRTLQTIKSGNPTKLLMLSESDDAATPYPGSVEVRKRFPNAALVTTLGGTTHSNSLNGLACIDDTISRFLYNGSRPHRKAGNVSDKYCTAPAKPDPSAALSKKSAQSKTEKLRMDAQKMALRP
- a CDS encoding MMPL family transporter — translated: MSTSLYALGRWAFRHHRRVLAGWVAILVVAGAAALGLGSGTQNSFDIPGTESQDAIDSLGRTFPELSGAAAYVVVVAPKGHTVDDDRTKKLVGDAITGMKKVDGVSEVVSPYSEQTAIGISKDRTAAQVQVQFDRELTAVTDDERSELVDTGKALRDAGYTASFGGDVFANTGPQLSIIEVIGVVIAFIVLYLMFRSLRAAVIPIVTALLGVLVTSALTIAATGFMTISATAPLLALMIGLAVGIDYALFIVSRHREQLAEGLDPEEAAARSVATAGSAVVFAGLTVIIALLGLAIARIPFLTVMGVVAALSVVVAVAVALTVLPAMLGRAGTKLTPSTDHPPGGFSRRWVAVTTRFPLIAISIVVVGLGVVAIPAHALQLALPDNGSAPIGSTQREAYDLVDEHFGPGYNGPLLVSVDIISTTDPLGVVDDIESDLRRMKGVDAIGLATPNRTADTGIIQVIPSTGATDERTTDLVREIRDHEPQWKKQHGVDVSVTGLTAGGIDVSQRLQDALLPFGLVVVGLSVLLLLIVFRSLVVPLKATLGFILSTGASFGAVVAVFQWGWLSSAVHVEQTGPLISFLPIILMAVLFGLSMDYEVFLMSRMKEEYVRTDDPHRAIADGFVGSSRVVTAAAVIMLAVFAAFVPEGDPSIRPVAFALAIGVFVDAFLIRMLFAPAVLELFGRRSWTLPAWLDARLPHVDVEGEGLHRRVQLQAWPREHSSAAITAAGVTAAGPEGTIFNDVWVEVEAGDWLVVHGPSGSGKTALLLTLAGRMAFDSGRLRVAGHLLPQEASAVRHAVALAELPGVNDLEDNLTIDQHIAERLSIRSFGLWVSRSRITPVLAELNHALERAHEEAGLAYDPLPGSTIVSTLTRLERKMLGVVLALTEDPQIVVVDDVDDLRAAEDIELLWSALAWLLEERTVTLVASVQSASSAPEPTNRLHHLELDTSRTLRELML
- a CDS encoding DinB family protein, producing MTGIKDDLHAKLKASRAVMLAKVEGISDYDMRRPMTPTGTNLLGMIKHLVGVEHVYFGDSFDRTPPDTLPWNEDGTVWEGADMWAKADESSDDILGLYHRACAHSDATIEALDITTPGRVPHWPSPDTTLGYLMVWVLTDTAQHAGHADILRELIDGSTGSDTATSDTDWSTYVQRIQAAADTFRD